In Trichoderma asperellum chromosome 1, complete sequence, a single window of DNA contains:
- a CDS encoding uncharacterized protein (MEROPS:MER0005433) translates to MNGDADLPQRSSSPLKRRASSMDPETTTNKNGDAAVNGSAEDVEMTSSSVPSTELPRAMSVDIVEVSDPKSSTNGTDFPTQPAPLPSLTEQVKIIETLLKAAADSLPKEGDKAYLVSRTWVDKALSLRSGKTDTTEASLGPIDNSDIIEEVLQEPGREDFIRLKPGLDQQSFELFPEDAWKLVMDWYGLEQGQKPIVRTAINTAADAQSASEIVFELHPPIFRVHRVWSELSPLPIESSLKADNPPPLAIARSRKYRAQTFIKDIKKLAGVPIDRKIRLWVVNSEQLGTTNAQPQAALTTPPDSPGRDQDANGGENSPWSHLLVDVAAFGAARDARRLATLEDQTVNPNYNGSATIQHFELVTDQALIVDELVDKGVWVSICTSRSILDKAMPTRTNNTALSKSFSNRSSPSSSDGPATRGRMQKKKNGRSLGAVGLHNLGNTCYMNSALQCVRSVEELTKYFLTEAYATELNKSNPLGYNGKVAMAYNGLLREIYDEGRGSVSPRDFKNTVGRCRSTFAGWGQQDSQEFLGFLLDALQEDLSRIKKKPYIEKPDSTDDMINNPEAIKEMADKVWDITRKRDDSIIADLFTGMYKSTLKCPECGKISITFDPFNNLTLPLPVENMWSKTVKFFPLNDVPVMFEVELPKHSSIESLKLFLSIRTGVPANRIMGAEEFKDRFFKIYDNSGDISEEIGASDIAAFHELEAVPTNWPAKGIQKKPRSMLDLDDTPPDAADEWNSDPRYETMVVPVFHRRPFITGRGPEGTSPPHFITLTREEASSYEDIKRKVLEKVSTFSTWSKFSLAQQLDPESPENTESDIVITNASDADSSGDSKVVAKSVEGEDDMVDVAMKDARSSASAMPPPELPLPHQPQLLRRFNAQRPKFVQPGEFLDPELQGLFELSYFASQTDGPVPTGWGVVDNHKTLPRLTDRIPEPPTKEEDEPSPESWNSTASGNEDSSNEDESPQPESPQTRMMDESSEDEALPGARQLARSAVNRVPQKGSRKKFKNHKAYNKKGNKRRDKQMHGGKLANRSPAVESEPTPPAVADGGPLIRLHEGLVVDWSEEAWETLFGYTGKKQHEAQGAKTFADLETINDPALKISQRKRQTRRSRGITLEECLDEFERAEVLSEQDMWYCPRCKEHRRASKKFDLWKTPDYLIAHLKRFSSSGWRRDKLDVLVDFPIEGLDLTSRVIQKEDGKEEIYDLIAVDDHYGGLGGGHYTAYAKNFVDGRWYNYNDSSVSSVSDPSSVVTSAAYLLFYRRRTHGHLGGPRFGQIFEKYNSETSGDDGSNSSEEDNFIRGSPLKAGVTRTAIKPLSDSHDGEVPPYEEAIRSIEDESSNSYQAAGPKSLDLTQSWSFSRLDGSGAEGSTAADYASDDAQFNSSGDEHGSSGDFFEADTHMTSASSIKGDAAGEVPSPAGAHEDVLTVPTGAPNSDDSDEVAEIHLEGDKTARDE, encoded by the exons ATGAATGGCGATGCTGATCTGCCTCAACGTTCATCATCCCCACTGAAGCGACGAGCATCCAGCATGGATCCCGAAACCACAACAAACAAGAACGGCGATGCTGCCGTTAATGGCAGTGCCGAGGACGTAGAGATGACATCGTCATCCGTCCCCTCGACGGAACTGCCCCGCGCTATGAGCGTTGACATCGTTGAAGTCTCAGATCCCAAATCGTCAACCAACGGCACCGATTTCCCTACTCAGC cTGCTCCCCTTCCCTCTCTCACCGAACAAGTCAAAATAATTGAGACGCTTCTCAAAGCTGCGGCAGATTCGCTACCAAAGGAGGGCGATAAAGCCTATCTTGTATCGCGTACATGGGTGGATAAGGCGTTGTCCCTGCGTTCGGGCAAGACGGATACCACCGAGGCATCATTGGGCCCAATCGACAACTCAGACATCATCGAGGAAGTCCTCCAAGAGCCGGGCCGTGAAGACTTCATTCGCCTCAAACCTGGACTTGATCAGCAATCATTCGAGCTCTTCCCCGAAGACGCATGGAAATTGGTCATGGACTGGTATGGCCTCGAACAGGGACAAAAACCTATAGTCCGGACGGCTATCAATACTGCTGCCGATGCGCAATCTGCCTCTGAGATCGTATTTGAGCTCCATCCCCCAATTTTCCGAGTGCATCGCGTCTGGTCTGAACTCAGTCCACTACCCATTGAGTCGTCTCTCAAAGCCGATAATCCACCTCCTCTTGCTATTGCCAGAAGTCGCAAGTACCGTGCCCAGACCTTCATCAAAGATATAAAGAAACTTGCCGGTGTCCCGATTGACCGCAAGATTCGGCTATGGGTGGTCAATTCAGAGCAGCTTGGCACAACCAATGCCCAGCCTCAAGCTGCCCTGACAACACCTCCTGATTCTCCTGGCCGCGACCAAGATGCGAATGGAGGCGAAAACTCCCCTTGGTCACACTTACTCGTTGACGTAGCGGCTTTTGGTGCTGCTAGGGACGCCAGACGATTAGCAACACTCGAAGATCAAACCGTAAATCCTAATTACAATGGTTCTGCCACTATCCAGCATTTTGAGTTGGTGACGGACCAGGCCCTAATTGTTGATGAGCTGGTCGATAAGGGAGTATGGGTGAGTATTTGTACGAGCCGATCAATTCTTGACAAGGCAATGCCCACGCGGACCAACAACACCGCATTGTCCAAGTCATTTAGCAACCGAAGCAGCCCCAGCTCTTCAGATGGGCCTGCCACTCGTGGCAggatgcagaagaagaagaatggccGGAGCTTGGGCGCTGTGGGCTTGCATAACCTCGGAAACACTTGCTACATGAACTCAGCGCTGCAGTGCGTGCGTAGCGTGGAAGAGTTGACAAAGTACTTTCTTACAGAGGCATACGCAACTGAACTCAACAAATCCAACCCGCTTGGCTACAACGGGAAAGTAGCTATGGCGTACAACGGGTTGCTTAGAGAGATCTATGATGAGGGTAGAGGATCGGTAAGCCCTCGGGATTTCAAGAACACTGTTGGCCGCTGCCGCAGCACCTTTGCTGGCTGGGGTCAACAAGACTCGCAGGAGTTTCTTGGCTTCCTTCTTGATGCTCTTCAGGAAGACCTTAGCCgtatcaagaagaagccttACATCGAAAAGCCAGATTCTACAGATGACATGATCAATAACCCCGAAGCAATCAAGGAGATGGCAGATAAAGTTTGGGACATCACCAGAAAGCGAGATGATTCTATTATCGCCGACCTTTTCACGGGCATGTACAAGTCAACTCTCAAGTGCCCTGAGTGCGGTAAAATTAGCATCACATTCGACCCTTTCAACAACCTGACTCTGCCCTTGCCTGTCGAGAATATGTGGTCCAAGACGGTCAAATTCTTTCCTCTCAACGACGTCCCTGTCATGTTTGAGGTTGAGCTGCCCAAGCATAGTTCCATCGAGTCCCTCAAGCTATTTTTATCAATTCGCACGGGCGTACCAGCAAATCGCATCATGGGTGCTGAAGAGTTTAAGGATCGTTTCTTCAAAATTTATGATAACAGCGGTGATATCTCTGAAGAGATTGGAGCATCCGATATTGCAGCATTCCATGAGTTGGAGGCAGTACCTACCAACTGGCCTGCTAAGGGCATTCAGAAGAAGCCTCGCTCCATGTTGGATCTGGACGACACTCCGCCTGACGCCGCCGATGAGTGGAATAGCGATCCACGATATGAGACAATGGTGGTCCCAGTTTTCCACCGACGACCATTTATCACTGGCAGAGGGCCCGAGGGTACGTCTCCTCCGCACTTCATCACTCTGACGAGGGAAGAGGCGTCAAGCTACGAAGATATCAAGCGTAAAGTTTTGGAGAAGGTATCAACTTTTTCCACATGGTCAAAGTTTTCTCTTGCCCAGCAACTGGACCCTGAAAGCCCAGAAAACACAGAGTCGGACATCGTCATAACTAACGCTTCTGATGCCGACTCATCTGGGGACAGTAAGGTTGTTGCCAAATCTGTTGAGGGAGAAGACGATATGGTCGACGTGGCTATGAAGGATGCTCGCAGCAGTGCTAGTGCCATGCCCCCTCCCGAGCTCCCTCTGCCTCATCAACCACAGCTTCTCCGCCGTTTCAATGCCCAACGTCCCAAGTTTGTCCAGCCTGGGGAGTTCCTCGATCCTGAGCTGCAAGGTCTCTTTGAGCTGAGCTATTTTGCCAGTCAAACTGATGGTCCAGTGCCCACCGGCTGGGGAGTTGTTGACAATCACAAAACGCTTCCAAGACTTACGGACCGTATCCCGGAACCGCcgaccaaggaggaggatgaaccAAGCCCTGAGAGCTGGAACAGCACGGCTTCTGGTAACGaggacagcagcaacgaGGACGAGAGTCCACAGCCAGAGTCTCCGCAGACACGGATGATGGATGAATCcagcgaagatgaagccCTTCCTGGTGCTCGG CAGCTGGCTCGATCCGCTGTTAACAGAGTTCCTCAGAAGGGCAGTCGTAAGAAATTCAAGAATCATAAGGCGTATAACAAAAAGGGCAACAAGCGTCGTGACAAACAGATGCATGGCGGCAAGTTAGCAAACCGCTCGCCAGCTGTCGAGTCTGAACCGACACCTCCGGCAGTTGCTGATGGCGGCCCGTTAATCCGGCTTCACGAGGGTCTCGTGGTGGACTGGAGTGAGGAGGCTTGGGAAACTTTGTTTGGCTACACTGGAAAGAAACAGCACGAGGCACAGGGAGCCAAGACGTTCGCCGACCTGGAGACTATCAACGACCCTGCGCTCAAGATTAGCCAGAGGAAACGACAGACTCGTCGGTCCCGCGGCATCACCTTGGAGGAGTGTCTCGATGAGTTCGAGAGGGCCGAAGTCTTGTCAGAGCAAGACATGTGGTATTGCCCACGATGCAAGGAACACCGCAGGGCGAGCAAGAAGTTTGATTTGTGGAAGACACCAGACTACTTGATTGCACATCTCAAGCGATTTAGCAGCTCTGGATGGCGACGAGACAAACTGGACGTACTAGTCGATTTCCCCATCGAAGGGTTGGATCTCACCTCGAGAGTCATTCAAAAAGAggatggaaaagaagagatttACGATTTGATTGCTGTCGACGACCACTACGGAGGGTTGGGCGGAGGCCATTACACCGCGTACGCGAAGAACTTTGTAGATGGGCGCTGGTACAACTACAATG ATTCATCCGTTTCATCCGTTTCTGACCCCTCGTCGGTCGTGACGAGCGCAGCATACCTACTCTTCTACCGTCGCCGAACTCACGGTCATCTAGGGGGCCCGAGGTTTGGACAGATTTTTGAAAAGTACAACTCGGAAACGAGCGGAGACGACGGGAGTAATTCAAGCGAGGAGGACAACTTTATTCGCGGCTCGCCTTTAAAGGCCGGCGTCACTCGCACCGCGATCAAACCCCTTTCTGATTCCCACGACGGAGAAGTACCGCCATATGAAGAGGCCATTCGTAGCATCGAGGACGAAAGTTCAAACAGCTACCAAGCTGCTGGGCCAAAGTCTCTTGACTTGACGCAGAGTTGGAGTTTCAGCAGGCTCGATGGCAGTGGAGCTGAAGGATCTACGGCTGCAGACTATGCCAGCGATGACGCACAATTCAATTCGTCTGGCGACGAGCATGGCAGCTCGGGAGACTTCTTTGAAGCTGACACTCACATGACATCGGCTAGCTCTATTAAGGGAGATGCGGCAGGAGAAGTACCGTCACCGGCGGGAGCTCATGAGGACGTCTTGACTGTGCCTACCGGGGCTCCCAATTCCGATGACTCTGACGAGGTCGCCGAGATCCACTTGGAGGGCGACAAGACTGCCCGCGACGAGTGA
- a CDS encoding uncharacterized protein (EggNog:ENOG41~CAZy:AA3) gives MAEPLIKAPVPVTLPPPPPTDFMTADQWDTLWAILDGVLPSYAPASAVTDKDRQIAIPDDEFNGLIDKVRGSLDGAPSREEITEFLAFRPSEHPPFREDCIRNLGISPARAKLAGVLGTLGTHAGSLLLTGYWSPITQQPASTREAIIKSWTTSRFATFRGLAKSMVTLAGKANSTTNPFFQKLSGYPDVPKDWKPAEGYDYVFLQVPPAAAGKEGDAHEITTDVVIVGSGPGGGVCAKNLAEAGHEVLVVDKGYHFHPTYLPMPQDAGLQYLFDHSGAYMSEDSSISMTAGSCWGGGGTINWSVCFKLQDYVRKEWADEGLPLFTSPEFDECMDRVWNFIGAGSEAIRHNFGNNTLLDGCKKLGWHAGAADQNTANKEHYCGHCNLGCGMGEKRGPAQAWLPAAAEAGADFMEGFTVEKVLFDDDGVTAIGIEGSWLSRDKEGGLHKDAGERTQRKVIIKAKKVIVSAGTLWSPVILMKSGVQNPQLGRNLHLHPVNCLMAVSRQEIRPWEGGIITSWSGEFENLDGKGHGVKLEPLCMVPYMAFALQSWSSGLDTKLITMKFRHVNNFISLARDRDSGRVFVDPETGEPRIEYSPSDFDRENNIEGIIGLAKIAYVGGATEIRAHIYGLPPFTPNASEQAKHVQGKDPEFTDAAFGKWLQHLRTLGNKPPLSAFGSAHQMGTCRMSANKESGVVDEKGSVWGKKNLYVADSSVFPSASGVNPMVTVMSIADWISRGVSKEL, from the exons ATGGCAGAACCACTTATCAAGGCACCTGTGCCAGTCACACTCCCTCCACCGCCACCCACCGACTTCATGACCGCCGATCAATGGGACACTCTTTGGGCTATCCTCGATGGCGTATTGCCGTCGTACGCACCTGCATCCGCCGTCACGGACAAGGACAGGCAAATTGCCATCCCTGACGACGAATTCAATGGCCTTATAGACAAGGTTCGCGGCTCACTGGACGGTGCTCCAAGCAGAGAGGAGATTACAGAGTTTCTCGCTTTCCGGCCGTCTGAGCATCCCCCATTCCGCGAGGACTGCATACGGAACTTGGGCATATCGCCGGCGAGGGCTAAGCTTGCGGGAGTCCTTGGAACACTGGG GACACACGCCGGGAGCCTGCTTTTAACAGGCTACTGGAGTCCCATCACCCAACAGCCCGCGAGCACCCGCGAGGCCATCATCAAGTCATGGACCACCTCTCGTTTCGCAACGTTCCGAGGGCTCGCAAAGTCCATGGTCACCCTGGCCGGAAAAGCAAACAGCACCACCAACCCTTTCTTCCAGAAACTCTCGGGATACCCCGACGTCCCCAAAGACTGGAAGCCCGCGGAGGGGTACGACTACGTGTTCCTTCAAGtgcctcctgctgctgccggcaagGAGGGCGACGCACACGAAATCACCACCGACGTGGTCATTGTCGGTTCTGGCCCCGGGGGCGGCGTCTGCGCGAAGAATCTCGCCGAGGCAGGACACGAggtcctcgtcgtcgacaaGGGATACCACTTCCATCCTACTTACCTCCCCATGCCACAGGACGCCGGCCTCCAGTATCTGTTCGACCATAGCGGCGCCTATATGAGCGAGGACTCGAGCATCTCCATGACCGCGGGCAGTTGctggggcggcggcggcacgATCAACTGGAGCGTGTGCTTCAAGCTCCAGGACTACGTACGCAAGGAATGGGCCGATGAGGGCCTCCCACTCTTCACGTCGCCCGAATTTGACGAGTGCATGGACCGTGTGTGGAACTTCATTGGCGCCGGGTCCGAAGCCATCCGCCACAACTTCGGCAACAACACGCTGCTAGATGGATGTAAGAAGCTGGGCTGGCATGCAGGCGCCGCTGATCAGAATACTGCCAACAAGGAGCATTACTGCGGCCATTGCAATTTGGGCTGTGGGatgggagagaaaagagggccGGCACAGGCCTGGCTGCCTGCTGCCGCCGAAGCTGGTGCCGACTTCATGGAGGGCTTCACTGTCGAAAAAGTGctctttgatgatgatggagtgACGGCAATAGGAATCGAAGGTTCGTGGCTTAGTCGAGACAAAGAAGGCGGCCTTCACAAGGACGCCGGAGAGCGTACGCAAAGGAAGGTTATCATCAAGGCGAAGAAAGTCATCGTGTCCGCTGGGACCTTGTGGAGTCCTGTCATCCTGATGAAGAGTGGTGTTCAG AATCCGCAACTTGGACGTaatcttcatctccatcccgTCAACTGTCTGATGGCAGTGAGTCGACAAGAGATTCGACCTTGGGAAGGTGGCATCATCACAAGCTGGAGCGGTGAATTTGAAAACCTCGATGGCAAAGGGCACGGAGTCAAGTTGGAGCCGTTATGCATGGTG CCATACATGGCGTTTGCACTACAAAGTTGGAGCAGCGGCCTTGATACCAAGCTCATCACCATGAAGTTCCGGCACGTAAACAATTTCATCTCACTAGCCCGTGATCGAGACAGTGGCCGGGTATTTGTCGACCCCGAGACGGGCGAGCCGCGAATTGAGTACTCACCATCTGATTTCGACCGCGAGAACAATATAGAGGGAATCATTGGCCTCGCCAAGATTGCATACGTCGGTGGTGCGACAGAGATTCGAGCGCACATTTACGGCCTGCCGCCATTTACACCCAATGCCTCCGAGCAAGCAAAACACGTCCAAGGCAAAGATCCCGAGTTCACAGACGCTGCTTTTGGCAAATGGTTACAGCACTTACGCACTCTGGGCAACAAGCCGCCCCTGTCTGCCTTCGGGTCGGCGCACCAGATGGGAACGTGCCGAATGAGCGCCAACAAAGAATCAGGCGTGGTTGATGAGAAGGGAAGCGTCtgggggaagaagaaccTGTATGTTGCAGACTCTAGCGTGTTCCCAAGCGCGAGTGGTGTCAACCCCATGGTCACGGTCATGTCCATTGCCGACTGGATTTCACGGGGTGTCTCTAAAGAGCTGTAG
- a CDS encoding uncharacterized protein (MEROPS:MER0078753) — translation MFLDISGYNDKLLLLLKKVTSTLRDIEIRDDRFAIVKERLTRGYDNWQLQSSYQQVGDYTSWLNAECDYLVEELAVELREVTADDIRQFQKQMLAQMYTEVYVHGNMSKSDALDATEVVESTLKPRVLFRSQWPIIRSLILPPGSNYVYKKTLKDPANVNHCVETWLYVGDRGNRSIRAKTLLIDQMMHEPAFDQLRTKEQLGYIVFASIRNFATTCGFRFLIQSERTPDYLDRRIEAFLVRFGESLQKMTEAEFEGHKRSLIIKRLEKLRNLDQETSRHWAQISNEYYDFEQAQHDAANTKLLTKAEMLEFFDKYFSPSSSSRARLSVHLYARGSSELDSKVVNLLKNLGLNDVPKESRASLDLLEGHLKTGQSVSDDQRSALLSQAKELGLPQASPEAEASNDEVSAIDAAIEITDGRQYKAGLQVSSGARPVKDLKEFEEIDPKL, via the exons ATGTTCCTCGATATTTCGGGATATAACGATAAGCTTCTACTTCTCCTTAAGAAGGTTACCTCTACGTTGCGAGATATCGAGATCAGGGATGATCGATTTGCCATCGTTAAGGAGCGTCTTACTCGCGGCTATGACAATTGGCAGCTTCAGTCTTCATATCAGCAAGTGGGAGATTACACATCCTGGCTAAACGCAGAATGTGACTACCTGGTAGAAGAACTTGCTGTAGAGCTGCGAGAGGTCACCGCAGATGATATTCGGCAGTTCCAGAAGCAAATGCTAGCTCAGATGTATACTGAGGTCTATGTACATGGAAATATGAGCAAGAGCGACGCACTTGATGCGACAGAGGTGGTTGAATCTACCCTCAAGCCGCGCGTGCTGTTCAGGTCTCAATGGCCCATCATTCGCTCACTCATCTTGCCCCCAGGATCAAATTACGTTTACAAGAAGACGCTGAAGGACCCGGCAAACGTCAACCACTGCGTGGAGACGTGGCTCTATGTGGGCGACAGAGGTAACCGAAGTATTCGCGCGAAAACTCTCCTAATCGATCAGATGATGCATGAACCCGCCTTTGACCAGCTCAGGACAAAAGAGCAGCTTGGGTACATTGTCTTCGCCAGTATCCGTAACTTTGCCACAACATGTGGTTTCCGCTTCCTGATTCAAAGCGAGAGGACTCCCGACTACCTGGACAGACGTATCGAGGCATTTTTGGTCCGATTTGGGGAAAGCCTGCAGAAGATGACGGAGGCTGAGTTTGAGGGTCATAAACGAAGCTTGATTATCAAGAGACTTGAAAAGTTGCGAAACCTGGATCAAGAGACTTCAAGGCACTGGGCCCAGATATCTAACGAGTATTATGACTTTGAACAAG cccaGCATGATGCTGCCAACACCAAGCTACTGACCAAGGCTGAAATGTTGGAGTTCTTTGATAAATACTTCAGCCCTTCCTCCAGCAGCCGAGCCCGCCTTTCAGTTCATCTATACGCTCGAGGATCTAGCGAATTGGATTCAAAGGTCGTAAATCTCCTAAAGAACCTAGGACTAAACGATGTTCCCAAAGAGAGCCGAGCAAGCCTTGACCTCCTAGAGGGACACCTTAAGACAGGACAGTCGGTTTCAGATGACCAGCGTTCAGCCCTGCTCTCTCAGGCCAAGGAGCTAGGACTTCCGCAGGCCTCCCCCGAGGCCGAAGCATCTAACGATGAGGTTTCAGCCATAGATGCGGCAATTGAGATCACTGATGGTCGACAATACAAGGCTGGCCTTCAGGTCAGCTCTGGTGCTCGTCCTGTTAAGGACCTCAAGGAATTTGAAGAGATCGATCCCAAGCTTTGA
- a CDS encoding uncharacterized protein (MEROPS:MER0001218) encodes MPAHVPAPVKAEAQAPSRHSPVEILTDSLEKPSLDDREYRVIRLENELEALLVHDPETDKASAALDVNVGNFSDEDGMPGMAHAVEHLLFMGTKKFPIENEYGQYLSANSGSSNAYTASTSTNYYFDVAAKPANDENPSATNPSPLREALDRFAQFFIEPLFLSSTLDRELKAVDSENKKNLQNDTWRLHQLDKSLSNPKHPYCHFSTGNLEVLKTIPEASGINVRDKFIEFHAKHYSANRMKLVILGREPLDVLQDWTVEFFSGIANKRLAPNRWTEELPFRENDIGVQWFAKPVMDTRELNLSFPFIDEEDLYKSQPSRYCSHLIGHEGPGSIMSYIKNKGWANSLSAGAYPICPGTPGVFEVQIRLTEEGLKVYPQIVNIFFQYIALLREASPQEWIFEEQKGMADVDFKFREKTPASRFTSRVSSVMQKPLPREWLLSAHSRLRVFDAGHIEQALSKIRPENLRLAVVSRTFPGNWDKKEKWYGTEYSYEKIPEDVMEDWKRAINTPSQQRLPQLHLPHKNSFIPNKLEVEKKEVPEPALAPEFCEMTQRPELGGKKTIRSGYPRQTSL; translated from the exons CGTCGCTAGACGACCGCGAGTACAGGGTCATCCGCCTGGAGAATGAGCTcgaggcgctgctggtgcaCGATCCGGAGACAGACAAGGCCAGCGCTGCGCTCGACGTCAACGTCGGCAACTTCAGCGACGAGGATGGAATGCCAGGCATGGCACACGCAGTCGAGCAT CTCTTGTTCATGGGCACCAAAAAGTTCCCCATCGAGAATGAGTACGGCCAgtatctctctgccaattcCGGCAGCTCCAATGCGTATACAGCCTCCACATCGACCAATTACTACTTCGACGtagcagccaagccagccAATGACGAAAATCCGTCGGCTACCAATCCTTCGCCACTCCGCGAGGCTCTCGACCGCTTTGCGCAGTTCTTTATTGAACCGCTTTTCTTATCTAGCACCTTGGACAGAGAGCTTAAAGCCGTTGACTcggagaacaagaagaatctGCAGAATGACACCTGGCGTCTCCACCAGCTCGACAAATCGCTGTCAAATCCAAAGCACCCTTATTGCCACTTTTCTACCGGCAACCTAGAAGTGCTAAAGACGATCCCAGAAGCCAGTGGCATCAATGTCAGAGACAAGTTTATTGAATTCCACGCGAAGCACTACTCCGCCAATCGCATGAAGCTTGTTATTCTAGGCCGGGAACCTCTCGATGTGCTCCAGGACTGGACTGTTGAGTTCTTCTCTGGTATCGCTAACAAACGTTTAGCTCCAAACCGATGGACGGAGGAGCTTCCCTTCCGTGAAAATGACATTGGCGTCCAGTGGTTCGCAAAGCCGGTGATGGACACCAGAGAGCTGAATCTCAGCTTCCCCTTCATTGACGAGGAAGATTTATACAAGTCTCAGCCGAGCAGGTACTGCTCTCACCTCATTGGCCATGAAGGTCCCGGCAGTATCATGTCGTATATCAAAAACAAGGGCTGGGCCAATAGCTTATCTGCCGGCGCTTACCCAATCTGCCCCGGCACACCCGGTGTCTTTGAAGTGCAGATCCGATTGACGGAAGAG GGACTTAAAGTATATCCTCAAATTGTCAACATCTTTTTCCAGTACATCGCCCTCTTGCGTGAAGCCTCCCCACAGGAATGGATTTTCGAGGAGCAAAAAGGCATGGCCGACGTGGACTTCAAATTTAGGGAGAAAACCCCTGCCAGCCGATTCACGAGCAGAGTTAGTTCTGTGATGCAGAAGCCTCTGCCGCGAGAGTGGCTGTTGAGTGCCCACAGCCGCCTGCGAGTTTTCGATGCAGGACACATTGAGCAGGCCTTATCCAAGATTCGACCAGAGAATCTCCGTCTTGCTGTAGTATCACGCACTTTCCCCGGCAATTgggacaagaaagaaaagtggTACGGCACAGAATACTCATACGAGAAAATCCCGGAGGATGTGATGGAGGACTGGAAACGTGCCATCAACACCCCTAGCCAGCAGCGACTGCCACAGTTGCATCTGCCTCACAAGAACAGCTTCATCCCTAACAAGCTTGAGgtggaaaagaaggaagtgCCAGAGCCTGCATTGGCCCCCGAATTCTGCGAAATGACGCAGAGGCCCGAACTTGGTGGAAAAAAGACGATACGTTCTGGGTACCCAAGGCAAACGTCATTGTGA